From the genome of Flavobacterium sediminis:
TCCTTTTGACATGATATTGTTATTTAGGAATTATTAAATTTTTGGTACGCAAATTTACTAAAAAATAAACATCTTTCAGTAATAAAAGTAGTTGACAAATGCGTTAATAAAAACTTAATTCAATGCAAAAGGTGCACTGAATTTAAAAGTAGGAATGTAAACTTTAAAACTTTTAGTAGTAGTAAAGTTGATCATGTTAAAATAGCCTTTCATAGCCCCGATGGGAGAAGAAAGGAGGCAGCCTGAAGTATAGGTGTGTTTTTCGCCGGGTTTCAGAACCGGTTTTTTACCTACAACCCCTTCGCCGTCGACTAATTCTTTGTTGTTCAAAGCGTCTAAGATTTCCCAGTGTCTTGAGTTTAACTGAACGGAATCTTTACTTTGATTTTCAATAGTGATCTGGTAACTGAAAGCAAAGTGAATCCTGTAGTTTTTGAAATAAGTACCTTCAAAACTAGTTAATACAGAGATTTTTATGCCTTTTGTAATTTGGGTTACCATCTATTTTAATATTATTCCAAAAATAAACGTAATAAATATTACGAATATGAATGCGATCATGAATAATGGATGTAAAAGTACTAATTTTAAAATTGTTTTCCAACGACTCAATTGATAAAAATTTCTTAAAGAGCGGTATAGATAGTAAGGAAATATTAAAAGAGAACAGACCGATGAGACAAAATTTTGAAAGGGCGGGCTGAAAAGGTTAATTAAATTGAAAAGAATGAAACAAATAAAAATAAAGGTATAGAAAGTGTATACGAATATAAGGTGTTCCGTGTAGTTGATATCTCGGTTGTAAAAAACCAACCAAAAAATGACAGTGATAAAAGGGATTGAAAGAAATATTAGGAACGGAAGTTTTTGGTAGAAATAATCTTTTATCTCTTCTTCAATATCGTTTGTTTTGAAAGTTTTGGCTTTACTGGCTAAAAAATGAT
Proteins encoded in this window:
- the apaG gene encoding Co2+/Mg2+ efflux protein ApaG, with protein sequence MVTQITKGIKISVLTSFEGTYFKNYRIHFAFSYQITIENQSKDSVQLNSRHWEILDALNNKELVDGEGVVGKKPVLKPGEKHTYTSGCLLSSPIGAMKGYFNMINFTTTKSFKVYIPTFKFSAPFALN